The DNA region TGCCAAAGTAAACTGGGCAACAGCTGTTGAGCTATAATCGGGCACATTGGTTACGGTGATTTTCTTTCGTTTGGCATATTCAGTATCAATAATGTTGAAACCTGTAGCTAATACACCGATGTATTCAAGGTTAGGACAGCTATCGATAACCGAGCGGTTAATTGGGGTTTTGTTGGTGAAAATGATTTTTGAATCACCAATATTGTTGATGATATCTTCATCATTACAAGGTGTTCGGTCAAAAACGGTTAAATCGTCAAATTGTTTTATGTCATTCCAATTTAAATCACCAGGGTTTAGCGTAAAGCCATCCAATACAACTATTTTCATAAAAAACTTTTATTTTTTAAATATAAGAGTTGTGATTAAAAAATCTTTACGCTTTATGGCTTATTTAACACGATGGTAAATTTCACCATAGATAGGATTTCCTAGGCTATCTTTTTCAGTTTGCATATAACAGTCCTTGTCAATAAAGAAGATGCTCAATCTATGGATACTGTCTTTTTCAAGGATAGTAAGCAAAGCTTCAGAGCCATATTCTGTATGCTCGATTAGTGTATCGTTTTTAAAGGTGTAGTCTCCACTTCCAAACCATTCAGAAGGGTGATAGGCAGTAAACCGATTCCACATATACTTTGTTTGTGAAAACATTTTCATTTGCATAAATTTTTCGGAAGTCTTGATAGTGTCTATTGAGCCATCACCGCCATAATTTAGGTAGCTAGTCATTTCCCATGCACCTTCAAGGGTGTATTCTTTATTGGTTTCTTCAATAGCTTCCGCCATAGCGGTTTCGTTATTGTTTTTACAGCTCGAAACGGCAATTAGCGTTATTAATGCCAAGGTTAGATGCTTTTTCATATCGTGTTAGTTATTTTGGTCCTATTTAAATTTACGAAAAAAAAATGACAAGATTAAAATGTAATAGATTTTAAATATGAGGTTATAAGAAAGTGTTAATAACTTATGTACTCATTTTACACTAAAAATTCTACATTTGTTGTTCTAAAATGAATTCGATATGGCAGAGGAAATAGAAAGAGTAAAATGTTTGATTATAGGCTCGGGACCTGCAGGCTATACAGCAGCCATTTATGCGGCGAGAGCAAACATGAATCCGGTGTTGTACCAAGGTACACAACCAGGGGGGCAATTAACAACCACAAATGAAGTTGAGAATTTCCCGGGGTACCCAGAAGGGATTACCGGGCCGGAAATGATGATGCAGCTACAAGCGCAAGCACAGCGTTTTGAAACCGATGTGCGAGACGGTTGGGTTACTAAAGTCGATTTTTCTGGTGAGGTGCACAAAATTTGGGTTAACGATGTAAAGGAGATCCATGCTGATACGGTTATTATTTCAACCGGAGCATCAGCTAAATATTTAGGTTTGGATTCTGAACAGAAATATCTGAAATTGGGCGGAGGCGTTTCTGCTTGTGCCGTTTGTGACGGATTTTTCTACAGAAACCAAGAGGTGGTGATTGTAGGGGCAGGCGATTCGGCTTGTGAAGAAGCACACTACCTGTCTAAGCTTTGTAAAAAAGTAACGATGTTGGTGAGACGCGATGAATTTAGAGCGTCTAAAATTATGGAAGCACGCGTTAAAAACACCGAAAACATTGAAATTTTGTTCAATACTGAAACCGATGAAGTTATGGGTGATGGGCAAGTGGTTACAGGCGTGCGTGTTTTTAATAACAAAACCAATGAGAAGCACGAAATTCCTGCAACGGGATTTTTC from Tamlana crocina includes:
- the trxB gene encoding thioredoxin-disulfide reductase; the protein is MAEEIERVKCLIIGSGPAGYTAAIYAARANMNPVLYQGTQPGGQLTTTNEVENFPGYPEGITGPEMMMQLQAQAQRFETDVRDGWVTKVDFSGEVHKIWVNDVKEIHADTVIISTGASAKYLGLDSEQKYLKLGGGVSACAVCDGFFYRNQEVVIVGAGDSACEEAHYLSKLCKKVTMLVRRDEFRASKIMEARVKNTENIEILFNTETDEVMGDGQVVTGVRVFNNKTNEKHEIPATGFFVAIGHKPNTDIFKGFLDLDETGYIINEPGTSKTNVEGVFVSGDAADHVYRQAVTAAGTGCMAALDAERYLAAKDSTFEVSTSTYN